The following is a genomic window from Strix uralensis isolate ZFMK-TIS-50842 chromosome 3, bStrUra1, whole genome shotgun sequence.
CTTACCTACGTATCATTAGCTAACATGCTCTTTTGAGCCACAACAATACTGGTTAAGCAGCAAAGCAAGGCTAAAATTGAGCTGCATGTCTTGCACACATCGCTTTACATGAAGAATCTAGAAGGCTGAGTCTGGCCAACTGCCCCTTTCCAACCTCCCATGGAGAGAAGGGAGACATAGCACCCCAACAGCCACAAACCATGGGTTGAGCACCCGAACGGACACCAGTCTGCCCAAAACAGCCAGCCATATAATTGAAGATAAGGTTTGTTCCTTATGAGTGCATACAGAATGCGTCacacagtaaaaagaaaacagcaaaattaaacaCATGCAATGCTTCAGGTCTTTATTGTTGCTGTAGAGTAACTGGTACGTGGTTAAAACATTCTAATATAATCAGTGAACTCTGAAAACTAAGGCTTTCTGTAGGTTTGTAGTATCCTGGTGTTTCCTTTCACACAGTGTACATATAAAATCAAGTTATAAAAACACGGATCTTTTTTAAACAACACAGATTGATGCAATGCACAAAACTAGGAACTACATTTCATATGATCAAGACAACATCTTAAAGACCAGCTTTGGGCCTTGCAGCTTTGAAGCCAAGAGAGAAATGTCTTGGTCTGGTGTCCTGCTACCCAGATGAGCTTGATGACAAACGCAGATGGCAGGATTTCAACCTTCTGTTCcgagcagagagaaggaaaacccTGATGCTGATGGGGAAACATCTGATTGAACAAACGAGAGCAGTATCCTTAAAGCACGTCACTGATCTCAAATAACATAAGCAAGACTTACAGGTCCCGTAGAGAGAGCaatcactgctgagcagtgcGGCTGCTGGGACTACGAGAGAAGGTGAGCCATGACAAACGTGCTAATGAGCGAGACAAGTCTCGGTGCCAATATGCCTTCCATGAAAGAGAGGCAGGGTGCGATTCCTGGAGTACTAGCACCTTTAACCTAACAGCattgaaaacatttcaaagtgaTTTACccaacacagaatcacaggatcgtttaggttggaaaagacctttaagatcattgagtccaactgttaatctaacactgccaagtccaccactaaaccacgtccctaagtgccatCTTATACTCTGAATAGGGAAACAGGGTAAGAACAAAAtagtctcaaaaaaaaatgtatattagaACCCTTTGCgtaaaaagttacattttgaccaaagagaaaaaaaagcatttgcagaaATATCCTCCTCCAGTTCCTtaactactttttaaacaaagaagcTTCTACAGCCACAtagtttttgctttttattcatttttttcccatgcttgCATTTCTAATTGAGATGGAAAATGATGCACATAATCTGAAAATTTACGTCAGTCACCAAGCCAACACCCTCCCTGTGAGAGGAGGATTCTTCACTTGCCATGTGCCACCCCACATCATGGTGTCAGGCATTGCAAATGTGACATTAGCAGCTGACAAGAAGATTATTCTTTCCCTTCAATCCAAATACATGAGAGAAGAGGATGAATTACAGATTTGCAGGATGTTTACCACATTACAGTAGGTTACGTGTTTGGCTccagctaggaaaaaaacccttgtaaGGGTCAATGATGGATtgcatttgatttaattttcagagCCCAGCTCTAATCACACACAGACGTAAATTTTTCACCACTCCATCACCAAGACTCACGCTGATGTTCCTGATAGATCTGATGACACCACAAAGTTCTCTGAGTGACTGAGAAAAGTAAAGCTGGTATTTATGTCACCAACATACATAACCTGTCCTCCGAAGCCATTCCTGAAGATTATGTTAAGGCTATTGGAGTAGGCTGGCCATGGTTACTCCTGGTATGAAAGCACAGCCGTGGCTCAGGACAGACTAGAAGCAGCCTTTTAAATCTCCTCTGCATGAACCATAAATGAGGTTTTTAGGTTTTCCCTTGCAGCGAGTTACCTGGATGTGCTGGGAACTGCACCAAAACAGAGTATTAGGAGAAGAAAAACCAGGCTATGTAGATTTAAGCTGCAACCATGCCTTTGATATCACAGAACTATGTTTAAAAAAGTCCTCATAGTGCAGAAAGGACCTCCTTCCACTCGTGACAATGAAACACCAGTCGTCAGGTACacaaatataaatatgaaaaatcatTAAGAAACATAACCCTAAATATAAACctagttttatttacttttaagaaaaaaaggattaaaaaaattagagtAAAACAGATGGCTTCAAGTACTTTTCGCATAATAAACAGTTATTATAAGCATAgactaaaaaaatatttgtcgCCTTGCAAGGGACAGTTGAATAGAGGCTGGTGATTCGTTCAAAAATGGCCTTTGATACAAACACATCAGACAACATGTTTAGTGTTGgaatttagaagaaaacaaacgTGTCTACCATGCTGACCCACTGACTGAGATATTCAGCACTGTACAAGTTACACTTTGCACTCTGTACTTTCACATTTCATGGCAATGCCACTCAACATACGGAGCCAGGCCATCTCGGTGTAGCTCAAACAAGCCTTCATCCAATAAACAACAAATACATAGTAAGTCAGGAAGGTTTTGCAGCAATGCGGTTGATCAAGTGGTCTAACATTTCTGAGGCTGAAAGACAAATCTAACCTGAAGTGTCTCCTAAGTGCTGGCAACATTTGTCTCTTTTACTATGTGAGCATAAACACTACTTTTATTATATATGACAAGGAATACACTTGAAAGTGCCTTGTCTGAGTTTAAGCCTTCAGATTTTCTGAATGTCATGAAAATAAGGCAAAGTGTTACAGTGGGAGCCCCAAAAGAACCCCCAAAAAATTGTGAAGGAGATTGGAAAAGCAATGATGTCATCAAGCAATCTAAGAGAATACTGCAAAGCGAAGATGTACCTCAATTTTCCTGTGCTGTGCTAAGTCTGAAACCCATCTCCTGTACCTATCAGGAGACAACCATTGCATCAGATGCATTGCAACAGGTCTGGCTGACATGCCTGGAACAAGCAGTCCTTCTACTTATCTACAGGGACACTTGAAATGCCTaaggaagcaatgtgaaaaccaaaatacatacttaaaaaaagaagatatcttgccttactttgaaaaataaataaaatgttttccaccAAATATTGTCTACAAGGACACCTTTTTGAAAAACATATGCCAGCTCCTTAGAAACAGACACTTATTtttgcctctacaagaaaaaaGCACCAATAAACCAACAAAGAAACCAGCTCCCCTATCCCGCAGCTCTGTATACTACAGTAGGAACAAGTCTCCCACAGCTAACAGGTAGACCAAAACAGTATGAGACAGTGAGAAACCAAAAGTCAGCTGCATAGGTCTATTAAATAATCAGTTAAGACTTAAAAGGAGGCAGAGCCAGCACTGTTTTCGGTACTACAACACAAGACTGCAAGGCTTCAGAATCCTTCTGAGTGACCAAGCCAGAATGGTTGGATAGTGGTAAGTTCAGTAGTGTTTGGAAAAGCttatgtgaaaatattattttaaaataagtctgAATATTTgcaatagaaaaaagaaacagaacaactTATCCTCCAACTTCCACCTACCATCAAAACATCGTTAAACCTACCAGCTTTCCAAATCTGGTGCTTACGTTACAACAATGTGATTATACAGACATTGTACATCTGTCTCTCAGCTGGACAGTTTGGGTTTCCACATGAAAGTTCAGTGCATGTCACATTTATTAACATCCTTACGATTGTTCAATAATCCAGCAATTTGTTTCTTAATTACAGCAGAATGCAGTTGCTAGCTGCTTGCAAGAGCAATGTTGAAATTACATTCAGAGATAAAAACTACCATTTTCACGTGTACCAATaactaacatttttctttctcttcacagaaTCAAGTGCAAATGTCTAACAATGGCGATAGTAAAAGAGAATTCTCATGCaaaaattcttccctgtgcaTAAAATTTGCAGGACATCTCAAAACCacctatttttttgtttttccctaccCTGGAActaattgtttttcattttcatgtcGTGAAAtctctgttgctttttaaaataccgATGACAAGCGAGTTCAATTAGTTCCAGCCCACCAAATATCTTTTGCTGCACAACAAAGACGATGATCATGGCTGCAAAGTACCATCGTGCAAAGCTGTACAGGTACAGCAGTGCAAGCATACCCGGTGGGAACAGCGTCCAATACAGGAGTGAGATGCACTTAACTGCGAGGACCCTGAGCTCAGATTTACATGGTGGAATAATGCTTTGCCCTGTTGCACTGAAGCATTTTCCACCTTCATAGAAGTGTCGGagtctctcctctttctcttcccaaCGCTTCCGGCACCAAAGCTGCAGCTCCTCCTTAGAAGTGGGCACTGTCTCTATGGGATACCTCTGGACATGGAAGTGAATCTCCTTTGGGAAGTTTCCATTCAGAAGGTGCTTCTCTGTCTGAGGAATATTTTGGGGGTATGCCACAGTTATGTCATGGATAGCATCGAGATTGTCACCTAGAAGAAAGgtaggacagaaaaaaagatcaaTACAGATCATGCAGTGGTCAGAACACTAATTTGCTTCAAGGCATGATTGAAAACTGTCCAAATTGTGGCAGAAATCCCAAAGATAAGTTAGCTATGCAGAGTATGTTTTATCTGCTAGAATCTCTAAAGGCTGAGAGGTCAAACTTTTCCCAATCCTTACCCATTCTGAATCTGAGCAAAAAACTTTGGGAACAAAATTATACATGGTACAAACTAATGTAGACTTACAACAGTGAGAGGATAAAGTCAGATTTAGAAAAGATGTACGTCTGGTCTTGGATAAAGAGCACAGTATGTGAGACTAATCTTCAATTATTCATACCTGTGTTGCAAGCTGAAATTGCTTTTAACTAATGAAATACAACTTAGTGCGTGTTCCTGTGAACACTGAAAAAGATTCAGTTTGATCTGGTGCAAGCAGCATACACAATCCTAATTCCCTGAAGATTGAGGAAACATACACAAAGCATATATCAGCTAAATATCAGGAGCTCATTAAATCCAGGGTATCTCACAAAGGATGAGGAGTATCTCTGTAGCTCAGTCAGCTTTGCAGAGCACTCCAGTTAACACAATTTCTTTAAATCTGACTAGCCAGTACTGTAAGGAGGTGAGCTGCTGCTTACTGCACGCCAGTACAGCATAAATGGTGGAGAAGCCCAGCTTTAAGTAAAACACATACAGTACAGTTAGCTATTAGGGTAAAGTAAGTATAGTTAACCGTTTAAAAAACAATTGCAGATTAGAAATTCAAGGGAATACTGATGCAAAAACCCTCTACTCTTCATTACCATGCCTGACTGAGCCAACACGCTTGAAAGGACACCAGTATTGCCAAAGTGGGGCTTGCTAGTACATCTTTGTACtaagtatttttacattttgcacTTCCTAAATACCCTCTTTATCCCCCGGCCTCTGACCAGACATTCTTTTTagatttcataaaataaattctgCTAGTGTAAAACTGATCTAAAAATAGGCACATGGTGCACTGGATGTTGCATAACTGTTAAATTCTGCCAGCAGTGATTTATCCTGCTGTTTTTatttggctggctggctggcttgGGGCAAAAGAGAATTGGAGACTAAAAGCTGTCTCCAGTTGCAGCGACTGAAGACTTTTGTTCTCATAGATGATGTCACTTCTTGCAAAGATGATCAAAACCTGCTCTCTAGCCTCGCTCCCCCTTTTCATTTGCTCCCCTTTCCTGGCATTTTGGCTTTCCTTTACAGCTCTAAAAATGACAGGGACAGAACAGAAAGTTACTTTAAAAGGCCATGTTTAAAATTATGTATCTAAAGTTCAACTCCAAAATATcacaagagggggaaaaaccctATTCAGCCTTTCAGAGTATTTTATAACT
Proteins encoded in this region:
- the LCLAT1 gene encoding lysocardiolipin acyltransferase 1 isoform X2; its protein translation is MQVAAFVFIQRKWEDDKSHFEKMLDYFCDIREPLQLLIFPEGTDLTANTKARSNEFAEKNGLQKYEYVLHPRTTGFTFVVERLREGDNLDAIHDITVAYPQNIPQTEKHLLNGNFPKEIHFHVQRYPIETVPTSKEELQLWCRKRWEEKEERLRHFYEGGKCFSATGQSIIPPCKSELRVLAVKCISLLYWTLFPPGMLALLYLYSFARWYFAAMIIVFVVQQKIFGGLELIELACHRYFKKQQRFHDMKMKNN